A stretch of the Rosa rugosa chromosome 5, drRosRugo1.1, whole genome shotgun sequence genome encodes the following:
- the LOC133709503 gene encoding large ribosomal subunit protein uL22y, with protein MVKYSKEPDNPTKSCKARGSDLRVHFKNTRETAFSIRKMSLIKAKQYLEDVLVHKQAIPFRRFCRGVGRTAQAKNRHSNGQGRWPVKSAKFILDLLKNAESNAEVKGLDVDSLVVSHIQVNQAQKQRRRTYRAHGRINPYMSSPCHIELTLSEKEEPVKKEPDSQLATSKSRKSQAVRSGGSA; from the exons ATg GTGAAGTACTCCAAAGAGCCCGATAATCCCACCAAGT CTTGCAAAGCAAGGGGCTCTGACCTCAGAGTTCATTTCAAG AACACAAGGGAGACTGCCTTCTCAATCAGGAAGATGTCCTTGATTAAGGCAAAGCAATATCTGGAGGATGTTTTGGTTCACAAGCAAGCCATTCCATTCAGACGTTTCTGCCGTGGTGTTGGGCGTACAGCTCAGGCCAAGAACAGGCATTCCAATGGCCAGGGACGCTGGCCTGTGAAATCTGCCAAGTTCATTTTGGATTTGCTTAAGAATGCTGAGAGCAATGCTGAA GTGAAGGGTTTGGATGTTGACTCTCTTGTTGTATCTCACATCCAAGTCAACCAAGCACAGAAGCAAAGACGCCGAACATACCGTGCTCATGGAAGAATCAACC CATACATGTCATCTCCATGCCACATTGAGCTCACCTTGTCTGAAAAGGAAGAACCAGTGAAGAAAGAG CCAGACTCCCAATTGGCAACTAGCAAATCCAGGAAGTCTCAAGCTGTTCGCAGTGGTGGTTCTGCTTGA
- the LOC133709842 gene encoding small ribosomal subunit biogenesis GTPase RsgA 1, mitochondrial — MPIASISILRHRSVTATVTVTLPTFNDLCRRFSTVRCVPIAAAKHPNVTRKSQPPDKKLLRAKQTFKDYSSLAPVLSPQDKPPLSESQTVGTVAAAQANFMRVIVEPPGSLEKSSDETASSSSGFQVELLCVVRALLKKIKRRVLVGDKVLVGSIDWVDRRGMIENVYRRSSEILDPPVANVDHLLVLFSLEQPKLDPFALTRFLVEAESTGIPLTLALNKSELVEEETKATWKSRLHKWGYKPLFCSVESKSGLDSLAFILRDQTSVIVGPSGVGKSSLINALRNSDHHAFDAAEVDNRLDPISGSKWLEDQRVGEVSVRSGKGKHTTRHVSLLPLSGGGYLADTPGFSQPSLMKVTKQSLAQAFPEIQKMLNDSEAAKCAFSDCLHLGEKGCVVGTDWERYPYYFQLLDEIRIREEFQLRTFGTKKEGDVRIKDGQAEPRLERKKHRRVSRKSMNQSVLDELDELDDDDDDLLDEVNR, encoded by the exons ATGCCGATTGCCTCCATCTCAATTCTCCGCCACCGCTCCGTCACCGCCACCGTCACCGTCACTCTCCCCACCTTCAACGACCTCTGCCGCCGATTCTCAACCGTCCGATGCGTCCCTATCGCAGCAGCAAAGCACCCTAACGTCACCAGAAAATCGCAGCCGCCGGACAAGAAGCTCCTCCGAGCTAAACAGACCTTCAAGGACTACTCCTCCCTCGCCCCGGTCCTCTCTCCTCAGGACAAGCCTCCTCTCTCGGAATCCCAGACCGTCGGCACCGTCGCCGCCGCTCAGGCCAACTTCATGCGCGTCATCGTCGAACCTCCTGGAAGCCTCGAGAAGAGCTCGGACGAAACGGCGTCGTCGTCTTCTGGATTTCAGGTGGAGCTGCTGTGTGTGGTGAGGGCGTTGTTGAAGAAGATAAAGAGGAGAGTGTTGGTTGGGGACAAGGTGCTGGTGGGGTCCATTGACTGGGTGGACCGCCGGGGAATGATCGAGAATGTGTACCGGAGGAGCTCCGAGATTCTTGACCCGCCGGTGGCCAATGTGGACCATCTGCTAGTGCTTTTCTCTCTGGAGCAGCCCAAGCTTGACCCCTTCGCGCTCACTAGGTTTCTGGTTGAGGCCGAGTCCACTGGAATTCCACTCACTCTGGCTCTCAACAAGTCTGAGCTGGTCGAAGAAGAG ACAAAGGCTACATGGAAGTCTAGGCTACATAAGTGGGGCTACAAGCCACTATTTTGCAGCGTTGAATCTAAATCTGGACTCGACTCTCTTGCTTTTATTTTGAGAGATCAAACAAGTGTAATTGTGGGTCCAAGTGGAGTTGGAAAGTCTAGTCTGATCAATGCTTTGAGGAATAGCGACCATCATGCTTTTGATGCTGCAGAAGTGGATAATCGGCTTGATCCA ATTTCAGGCAGCAAGTGGTTGGAGGATCAGCGTGTTGGAGAGGTTTCAGTAAGAAGTGGTAAAGGGAAGCATACCACTCGCCACGTTTCCTTGCTTCCATTGTCTGGAGGAGGGTATCTTGCTGATACTCCTGGGTTCAGCCAGCCTAGTTTAATGAAAGTAACAAAGCAATCTCTGGCACAAGCTTTCCCCGAG ATACAGAAGATGCTCAATGACAGTGAAGCTGCAAAATGCGCATTCAGTGACTGCTTGCATTTGGGTGAAAAAGGTTGCGTTGTAGGGACTGACTGGGAAAGATACCCGTACTATTTCCAACTTCTTGATGAGATCAGAATCAGAGAGGAATTTCAGTTAAGGACATTTGGAACCAAAAAAGAGGGTGATGTAAG GATCAAGGATGGACAAGCTGAACCAAGGTTGGAGCGTAAGAAGCATAGGAGAGTATCTCGCAAGAGTATGAACCAATCAGTACTAGATGAATTAGATGAGCttgatgacgacgacgacgacttACTAGATGAGGTGAACCGATAA
- the LOC133709843 gene encoding signal peptidase complex subunit 1, which translates to MDWQGQKLAEQLMQILLLVFAVVGFLTGYLMGSFQMMMLVYAGGVVLTTLVTVPNWPWFNRHPLKWLDPIEAEKHPKPQKQQQPVSSKKKGSKAK; encoded by the coding sequence ATGGATTGGCAAGGGCAAAAGCTAGCGGAGCAGCTGATGCAGATACTGCTGCTGGTATTTGCTGTGGTTGGGTTTCTGACTGGTTACCTGATGGGGTCGTTCCAGATGATGATGCTGGTGTATGCAGGTGGTGTGGTTCTGACCACGTTAGTCACTGTCCCCAATTGGCCCTGGTTCAATCGCCACCCCCTGAAATGGTTGGACCCAATCGAAGCCGAAAAGCACCCCAAGCCTCAGAAGCAGCAGCAGCCGGTGAGTTCCAAGAAGAAAGGCTCCAAAGCAAAGTAG